The following coding sequences lie in one Lolium perenne isolate Kyuss_39 chromosome 2, Kyuss_2.0, whole genome shotgun sequence genomic window:
- the LOC127329164 gene encoding zinc finger BED domain-containing protein RICESLEEPER 2-like: MHGIIKNTIENAIVGSIAKCASIGEYLEKINRQFTGSSKTYATQLLKQLMSSEDIEMGTESESSDLDVQNQGNDVPQDGDGHGKEIVQVDDEPMDGLERKKEEGPTAANKDKESGDAKTQRKEMAPRSDMWNHFNKVFVEGVLMKGKCKYCKREIKAHSVFNGTTALNKHFKVCKRNPHVHLKDQKQGVLQVTDFIGCWKFDPDKLRAAFAQMVIEDELPFAFGEKSGFRKFMAIACPRFKPPSRRTCTRDAVGTYYEEKAKVKLFFQEQCERVCITTDCWTSQQQDSYMTVTAHFIDKDWKLHKKIIGFFKIKGHRGEDIGKHLVTCLMEWGLDKVMTITVDNASSNDGGIGYVRKHMKTLIAGGKYLHMRCAAHIVNLIVSDGLKEVDLSVQRVRAAVRYVKNGITRLDKFKECADLEKVDSKAFLNLDVCTRWNSTHDMLKAAIIYEKVFARYADEDPCFTIDLNREKNGKVQGPGVPEEQDWDNAKKMDEFLGYFAHITVRVSASLNVTANTFFHEIGEVNLLVRNWLESEDPLQKEMGKRMKDKYDKYWGKWHEKDLEKDTEKEKGKGKEKEKGKGKEKENINMMIFMAVVIDPRYKLSEYTEIAIGEMYGDGNGQKVWSAINKCLYELFEEYRVMYAPVATDSAPQSTDAPRTEGGKGGAASLMKELIGKRMRLNTGASNSSKSELEKYLAEDCEDIESTNFDILAWWKTNSSRFPVLAWLARDILAIPISTVASESAFSTGGRVLDDFRTSLTPFMVEGIICTQDWLRRSTPINIQENTEELAKLEEELIQEFKNKATIPSKSKSTEPSQPGTSKSGPNKSGPKSGTRKSTANRKKK; this comes from the exons ATGCATGGCATTATAAAGAACACAATTGAGAACGCCATCGTGGGCTCTATTGCAAAGTGTGCTTCCATTGGGGAGTACTTGGAAAAGATAAATAGACAGTTCACTGGTTCTTCAAAGACATATGCAACCCAGTTGCTGAAGCAGCTG ATGTCGAGTGAAGACATTGAGATGGGCACGGAAAGTGAGTCGTCCGACCTTGATGTCCAGAACCAGGGGAATGATGTTCCGCAG GATGGCGACGGCCATGGTAAGGAGATTGTGCAGGTGGATGACGAACCTATGGATGGGTTAGAGAGAAAGAAGGAAGAGGGGCCAACTGCTGCTAACAAGGACAAGGAGAGTGGTGATGCTAAGACACAAAGAAAAGAGATGGCACCTAGATCTGATATGTGGAATCACTTCAACAAAGTCTTTGTGGAAGGTGTCTTGATGAAGGGCAAGTGTAAGTATTGCAAGCGTGAGATCAAAGCACATTCAGTTTTCAATGGTACCACTGCCCTCAATAAGCATTTTAAAGTTTGCAAAAGAAATCCTCACGTACATCTTAAAGATCAAAAGCAAGGTGTTTTGCAAGTAACAGATTTTATAGGGTGTTGGAAATTTGATCCCGATAAACTTAGGGCTGCATTCGCTCAAATGGTCATAGAAGATGAGCTCCCATTTGCTTTTGGAGAAAAATCAGGCTTTAGAAAATTTATGGCTATAGCTTGCCCACGGTTCAAACCGCCATCTAGAAGGACCTGTACTAGGGATGCGGTAGGGACTTATTATGAGGAGAAAGCCAAGGTGAAATTATTTTTCCAAGAGCAATGTGAACGTGTTTGCATCACAACTGATTGCTGGACTTCACAACAACAAGATAGTTACATGACTGTCACTGCCCATTTTATTGATAAGGATTGGAAACTGCATAAGAAGATCATTGGTTTTTTCAAGATAAAGGGTCATAGAGGAGAGGACATTGGAAAACACTTAGTTACATGTTTGATGGAGTGGGGATTAGATAAAGTAATGACAATAACAGTTGACAATGCTAGTTCAAACGACGGAGGTATTGGTTAtgtaaggaagcacatgaaaactTTAATAGCAGGAGGCAAATATCTTCACATGAGGTGTGCAGCCCACATTGTTAATTTAATTGTTAGTGATGGTCTGAAAGAGGTTGACCTTTCTGTACAGCGTGTACGTGCTGCTGTGAGATACGTCAAGAATGGTATAACAAG GTTGGATAAATTTAAGGAatgtgctgatttagagaaagtgGACAGCAAGGCATTTTTAAACCTTGATGTTTGCACTAGGTGGAACTCGACACACGATATGTTAAAGGCTGCAATCATCTATGAAAAAGTGTTTGCAAGGTATGCAGACGAAGATCCATGCTTCACCATTGATCTAAACAGGGAGAAAAATGGTAAGGTTCAAGGGCCAGGGGTTCCCGAGGAGCAAGATTGGGATAATGCTAAGAAGATGGATGAATTCCTTGGATATTTTGCCCATATAACTGTCCGTGTTTCAGCATCACTTAATGTGACGGCTAACACCTTCTTTCACGAGATTGGAGAAGTCAACCTTTTGGTGCGCAACTGGCTTGAGAGTGAGGACCCTCTCCAAAAAGAAATGGGGAAGAGAATGAAGGATAAATATGACAAGTATTGGGGGAAGTGGCAtgagaaggacttggagaaggacACAGAGAAGGAGAAAGGGAAGGGGAAAGAAAAGGAGAAAGGAAAGGGAAAAGAGAAGGAAaacatcaacatgatgatcttTATGGCTGTTGTTATTGATCCAAGGTACAAGCTTTCTGAGTACACGGAGATAGCTATTGGGGAAATGTATGGTGATGGAAATGGCCAGAAAGTTTGGTCTGCAATTAACAAGTGTCTATATGAGTTGTTTGAGGAATACAGGGTTATGTATGCTCCTGTAGCGACTGATTCAGCTCCTCAATCAACTGATGCTCCACGTACAGAAGGTGGAAAAGGAGGTGCTGCAAGTCTGATGAAGGAACTAATTGGCAAGAGGATGAGGCTGAATACTGGTGCAAGCAACAGTAGCAAATCTGAACTAGAGAAATACTTAGCTGAAGATTGTGAAGATATTGAGAGCACAAATTTTGATATCCTAGCTTGGTGGAAGACAAACTCTTCAAGATTTCCGGTATTGGCATGGTTGGCTCGTGATATCCTTGCTATTCCAATTTCAACGGTAGCATCTGAGAGTGCCTTTAGCACGGGCGGACGTGTCCTAGATGACTTCAGGACATCACTTACGCCTTTCATGGTCGAAGGTATTATCTGTACACAAGATTGGCTTCGAAGGTCCACTCCCATCAATATTCAAGAGAACACGGAAGAATTAGCCAAACTCGAGGAAG AGCTGATCCAAGAATTCAAAAATAAAGCAACGATCCCTAGCAAAAGCAAAAGTACTGAACCTTCCCAGCCAGGAACAAGCAAGTCAGGACCAAACAAGTCAGGACCAAAGTCTGGCACACGCAAGTCTACAGCCAATCGCAAGAAAAAATAG
- the LOC127334957 gene encoding auxin response factor 9 — MAAAMDTGTPPAAAAAGTGTCSDALFRELWHACAGPLITVPRQGERVYYLPQGHMEQLEASTSQQLDQYLPMFNLPSKILCRVVNVELRTEADSDEVYAQIMLQPEADQSELTSSGPEPQELEKGTIHSFCKTLTASDTSTHGGFSVLRRHAEECLPPLDMSQNPPCQELVAKDLHGTEWHFRHIFRGQPRRHLLTTGWSVFVSSKRLVAGDAFIFLRGENGELRVGVRRHMRQVNNMPSSVISSHSMHLGVLATASHAISTGTLFSVFYKPRTSRSEFVVSVNKYLEAKKQNISVGMRFKMKFEGDEALERRFSGTITGIGSTATMPTSAWADSDWKSLKVQWDEPSSILRPDRVSPWELEPLDAANPQPPQLPLRNKRARPPASPAVVPELPPKFGLWKSPTEPSQTLSFSEPQCELFPTSIFSSSSNVAFNQFYWPARESREDSYAGSTNKVTAERKLEPTTGGCRLFGIEIRSAVEEKQPVVTFSGDDYNQMAASVDVDSAELSQPSNVNNSNAQAASSERALLETQSRQVRSCTKVIMKGMAVGRAVDLTKLDGYGNLHRKLEEMFDIQGELCFTLKKWQVVYADEEDDMMLVGDDPWDEFCSMVKRIYIYSYEEAKQLAPKAKSSVIADTMKLSGVSSSHESVTPRSGLDYRASFTNTDC, encoded by the exons ATGGCTGCGGCGATGGATACCGGGACTCCCCCCGCGGCTGCTGCTGCCGGCACAG GAACCTGTAGCGATGCACTATTCCGGGAGCTGTGGCATGCGTGTGCCGGGCCGCTGATCACGGTGCCTAGACAAGGCGAACGAGTCTATTACCTTCCACAGGGCCATATGGAGCAG cttgaggcatcTACGAGCCAGCAGCTTGACCAGTACCTGCCGATGTTCAATCTCCCATCCAAAATCCTATGCCGCGTGGTCAACGTAGAACTCCGG ACAGAAGCTGATTCAGATGAAGTTTACGCTCAAATCATGCTGCAACCAGAAGCTGAC CAAAGTGAGCTCACAAGCTCAGGTCCTGAGCCACAAGAACTTGAGAAAGGCACAATACATTCCTTTTGCAAGACATTAACAGCTTCAGATACGAGTACCCATGGTGGGTTTTCTGTTCTTAGGAGACATGCTGAAGAGTGTCTTCCTCCGCTG GACATGTCTCAGAATCCCCCATGTCAAGAACTAGTTGCCAAAGATCTCCATGGAACTGAGTGGCATTTTCGTCACATATTTCGCG GACAACCTAGACGGCACCTACTTACAACTGGCTGGAGTGTCTTTGTTAGCTCAAAGAGATTGGTTGCTGGTGATGCATTTATTTTTCTGAG AGGTGAAAATGGTGAGTTACGGGTTGGAGTAAGGAGGCATATGAGACAAGTAAATAACATGCCGTCATCTGTCATATCAAGCCACAGCATGCATCTCGGAGTTCTTGCAACAGCCTCCCATGCTATCTCCACTGGGACCCTCTTTTCTGTTTTCTACAAACCcag AACAAGTCGATCTGAATTTGTAGTGAGTGTTAACAAGTACCTTGAAGCGAAGAAGCAGAATATTTCTGTTGGAATGAGATTTAAGATGAAATTTGAAGGCGATGAAGCTCTTGAAAGAAG GTTCAGTGGAACAATTACTGGTATTGGGAGCACAGCGACAATGCCAACATCTGCATGGGCAGATTCTGATTGGAAATCTCTGAAG GTACAATGGGACGAACCTTCATCCATTCTTCGTCCAGATAGAGTTTCACCATGGGAATTGGAACCACTGGATGCAGCTAATCCACAACCCCCACAACTTCCATTAAGGAATAAGCGCGCACGACCTCCAGCTTCACCTGCCGTGGTTCCAGAACTTCCTCCAAAATTTG GACTATGGAAGTCCCCAACTGAACCAAGCCAAACCCTCTCATTTTCGGAACCACAATGCGAGTTATTTCCTACTTCAATCTTCTCATCCTCATCAAATGTTGCATTCAATCAGTTCTACTGGCCAGCAAGAGAATCAAGAGAAGACTCTTATGCTGGAAGCACTAACAAAGTCACAGCTGAAAGAAAGCTTGAACCAACTACTGGTGGTTGCAGATTATTTGGAATTGAGATAAGATCTGCTGTGGAAGAAAAACAGCCTGTGGTTACTTTTTCTGGTGATGATTATAACCAAATGGCTGCATCTGTAGACGTTGACTCTGCTGAGCTCTCGCAGCCATCCAATGTCAACAACTCCAATGCCCAAGCAGCAAGCAGTGAACGTGCTCTTCTCGAGACCCAAAGTCGCCAAGTTAGAAGCTGTACAAAG GTAATTATGAAAGGAATGGCTGTTGGAAGAGCAGTGGACTTAACAAAGCTAGATGGGTATGGCAATCTTCACCGCAAGTTGGAGGAGATGTTTGATATACAGGGGGAGCTATGTTTCACACTCAAGAAATGGCAGGTTGTTTATGCCGATGAAGAGGATGATATGATGCTTGTTGGGGACGATCCTTGGGA CGAGTTTTGCAGCATGGTGAAAAGAATTTATATTTATTCGTACGAGGAGGCGAAACAGTTGGCACCTAAGGCTAAGTCATCAGTTATCGCTGACACCATGAAGCTCAGTGGCGTTAGTTCATCTCATGAATCAGTTACTCCACGGAGCGGCTTAGACTACCGGGCCTCATTTACCAACACAGACTGCTGA